The proteins below are encoded in one region of Maribacter aestuarii:
- a CDS encoding translocation/assembly module TamB domain-containing protein: MGTIILSLPVVQTLLATYATKTINKEFGTNINIEKLRVSLISWDTALKGIHIIDYQKDTLFHVNELNTSILSVKNLINGKLEFGDIEIEQLDFKLKIYYGERTTNLEVFIDKLDDGKPRAPGTPPFFFSSSFVDIQNSRFQYIDANLENPEILSFTDLNIQADNFQILGPEVSADIGNMSFVSQRGIRVENLATNFKYTKQQMRFDSLKIKTPLSNLDGNLVFNYNREDFKDFLNKVNVVADFQESTVSFDEINLVYNEFGKGKLATFSSSINGVLNDLNVNELFLFSDNTGIRGDFNFKNLFNKQRPFILDAQMKNVTSSYYQLNALLPNLIGNSLPSAFSKLGQFTIRGNALITQSSVEAKVNLNTAIGSSYSDIVLSNINNIDNATYKGFISLIDFDLGDFVESKSLGKTTLDFNVEGQGFVKEKLNTEVIGQVYTIEFNRYNYRDLKVSGILKEQLFDGSLQSNDENIKFDFKGLADFGESRNNFNFKASVDYADFKKLNFINDSVSIFKGNVSMDINGTTLDNIVGDIKFEQTNYQNVNDTYYFDDFEVTSSFENDSVRTIRINSPDIITGYMKGNFRVKELGKLVQNSLGSIYTNYRPFEISSGQNLAFNFKIYNKIVDVFFPDVRFDPNTFIKGNIVADEGDFKLNFESPSIEAFGNAADNIEVKIDNKNPLFNTYVSVGDLNTPYYNLKDFSLINTTLKDTLFFRSEFKGGSEFNDSYNLNFYHTFNKENKSVIGLKTSDVTFKGNKWILNKEGDTQNKVIINRSLDSISIQEIVMNNDEKEQIRLRGQLADSTYKDLELQFKIVSLNKITPVIDSLKLQGEVNGTLNVLQKDGIYLPSSNLNISDFGINDIGLGDLAISIAGNRDLTEFQVNSQLTDNGIEKFGVAGNIENRGDMPTANLLANFNNFNLEPFSPLGEGVIDHIRGDIDGSVNITGPVDNPNFDGLLTLDNAGIAIPYLNVDYGFAPRSRVRLTNQTFDFENIALTDVDKNTKANIDGTISHRYFKDWVLNLNVNTNNNRFLILNTEFKEGDLYYGTGFLNGTGRIYGPTTALNITVDGSTARGTSLKIPLSDVASVGDYSFINFVEKNNLKTIEEQRQLKDYQGLELEFNLDVTPDAEVEIVTDTRTGSSLKGTGEGILLIQINTNGKFEMYGDFVVVTGEFNYKFGGFIDKKFTVKPGGTINWDQKPLEADLNMEAIYSLNANPAPLLDDQGFTRRIPTNVVIKLTDELQSPNIEFGIEFPGTNSIVQSELEYKLQDPTVEEKNAIFLLAQGTFVNDQNGINQQAITGNLVQSASGILNSILSGGNDKLNFGLSYEQGALNTDIETDDRIGVTVSTQISDRVLFNGKVGVPVGGASETLVAGDFEIQVILNEEGTLSAKFFSRQSEIQAFLPDQQGSTQGAGLSYQVDFNSFKELFKKIFNKDKPDTPLVPVEQERPSVMGKDSLLQFYSKPKPIQKLYR, encoded by the coding sequence TTGGGCACTATAATACTTTCGTTACCGGTTGTACAAACGCTTTTGGCTACATATGCGACCAAAACCATCAACAAGGAGTTTGGTACCAACATCAATATAGAAAAGTTAAGGGTGTCATTAATCTCATGGGACACCGCTTTAAAAGGTATTCATATAATAGATTATCAAAAGGACACACTCTTCCATGTTAATGAACTCAATACATCCATCCTAAGCGTAAAGAACTTAATAAACGGGAAGCTTGAATTCGGTGATATAGAGATTGAGCAGCTAGATTTTAAACTAAAGATTTATTACGGCGAAAGAACCACCAATCTGGAAGTGTTCATTGATAAATTGGATGATGGTAAGCCCAGGGCACCCGGTACGCCCCCATTTTTCTTTTCTTCTTCTTTTGTTGATATACAAAATAGTAGATTCCAATATATTGATGCTAATCTTGAAAACCCGGAAATACTCAGTTTTACCGATTTAAATATTCAGGCGGATAATTTTCAAATCTTGGGACCCGAAGTTTCCGCGGATATCGGTAATATGTCCTTCGTAAGTCAAAGAGGAATTCGGGTAGAAAATTTAGCCACTAATTTTAAGTACACGAAGCAACAAATGCGTTTCGATTCTCTCAAAATTAAAACGCCCCTTTCCAATTTGGACGGTAACCTCGTGTTTAATTATAACAGGGAGGATTTCAAGGACTTCTTGAACAAGGTCAACGTCGTGGCTGACTTTCAGGAATCAACCGTTTCCTTTGACGAAATTAACCTAGTCTATAACGAATTCGGTAAGGGAAAATTAGCCACTTTTTCTTCCAGTATAAACGGGGTTTTGAACGATTTAAATGTTAATGAATTATTCCTTTTTTCAGACAATACTGGGATTAGGGGGGATTTCAATTTTAAAAATCTCTTCAACAAACAAAGGCCTTTCATTTTGGACGCCCAAATGAAAAATGTGACCAGTAGTTACTACCAATTAAATGCTTTGCTGCCTAACTTAATAGGAAATTCTCTGCCTTCCGCCTTTAGTAAATTGGGTCAATTCACCATCCGGGGAAATGCCTTGATAACTCAATCTTCTGTTGAGGCAAAAGTAAACCTGAACACGGCCATAGGAAGTAGTTATTCGGACATTGTTCTCAGTAATATTAATAATATCGACAATGCTACCTATAAAGGCTTCATTTCATTGATAGATTTTGATTTAGGTGATTTCGTTGAAAGCAAAAGCCTTGGAAAAACTACCTTGGATTTTAATGTGGAGGGACAAGGGTTTGTAAAGGAAAAGTTGAATACGGAGGTCATTGGACAGGTATATACTATTGAGTTCAATCGATACAACTACAGGGATTTAAAGGTTTCCGGTATTTTGAAGGAACAATTGTTTGATGGGTCCTTACAAAGTAATGATGAGAACATTAAGTTCGATTTTAAGGGATTGGCAGATTTTGGTGAATCACGTAATAACTTCAATTTTAAAGCTTCGGTTGACTATGCAGATTTTAAGAAATTGAATTTCATAAACGACAGCGTTTCCATTTTCAAAGGCAACGTGAGCATGGATATCAATGGGACCACATTGGATAATATTGTGGGTGATATAAAGTTTGAGCAGACTAATTATCAAAATGTAAATGACACCTATTATTTTGATGATTTTGAGGTAACCTCTTCTTTTGAAAATGATTCTGTAAGGACCATACGAATTAACTCACCGGATATTATTACAGGTTACATGAAAGGCAACTTCAGGGTAAAAGAACTGGGAAAACTGGTTCAAAATTCACTTGGTAGTATTTACACGAATTATAGGCCGTTCGAAATTTCCAGTGGTCAAAACCTTGCTTTTAACTTCAAGATATATAACAAGATAGTGGATGTCTTTTTTCCTGATGTAAGGTTTGACCCCAATACATTCATTAAAGGAAATATTGTGGCGGACGAGGGTGATTTCAAATTAAATTTTGAATCACCGAGTATAGAGGCTTTTGGGAACGCCGCGGATAACATTGAAGTAAAAATTGATAATAAGAACCCGCTGTTCAATACGTATGTTTCAGTGGGAGATTTGAATACTCCGTATTATAATCTTAAAGATTTCAGCTTAATAAACACAACGCTTAAAGACACCTTGTTTTTTAGATCGGAATTTAAGGGAGGCAGCGAATTCAATGATAGCTATAATCTCAACTTTTATCACACTTTTAATAAAGAAAATAAGTCGGTAATTGGCCTTAAAACCTCGGACGTCACTTTTAAAGGGAATAAGTGGATATTAAACAAAGAAGGTGATACCCAAAACAAAGTCATCATCAATAGATCTTTAGACAGTATTTCCATTCAGGAAATTGTGATGAATAACGATGAAAAAGAGCAAATTCGTCTTAGGGGACAGTTAGCGGATTCTACCTACAAAGACTTGGAGTTACAGTTTAAGATTGTTTCCTTGAATAAGATTACCCCTGTGATTGACAGTCTTAAACTACAGGGAGAAGTTAACGGTACCCTGAATGTATTGCAAAAAGACGGTATTTATCTTCCTTCCTCAAATCTAAACATTTCTGATTTTGGTATTAATGATATTGGTCTTGGAGATTTAGCCATAAGTATCGCAGGAAATAGGGACTTAACAGAATTTCAGGTAAACTCCCAATTAACGGATAACGGAATCGAAAAGTTTGGGGTAGCTGGGAATATAGAAAATAGGGGAGATATGCCCACGGCAAACCTTCTGGCAAATTTCAATAATTTTAATTTAGAACCGTTCAGTCCGCTGGGAGAAGGGGTCATAGACCATATTCGAGGTGATATAGACGGGAGTGTGAATATAACAGGGCCAGTGGACAACCCTAATTTTGACGGTCTCCTAACGCTGGACAATGCAGGAATTGCCATACCGTATTTAAATGTAGATTATGGTTTTGCTCCGCGGTCGCGGGTAAGGTTAACCAATCAGACTTTTGATTTTGAGAATATAGCCCTGACAGATGTAGACAAGAATACCAAGGCCAATATAGATGGAACCATTTCGCACCGTTATTTTAAGGATTGGGTGCTCAATCTGAATGTAAATACCAATAACAATCGCTTTTTAATTTTGAACACTGAATTTAAAGAAGGTGATCTGTATTACGGCACTGGTTTTTTGAATGGAACCGGACGTATTTATGGGCCTACCACGGCATTAAATATTACGGTAGACGGTAGTACGGCACGAGGCACTTCATTGAAAATTCCTTTGAGTGATGTTGCCAGTGTAGGGGATTACTCGTTCATAAATTTTGTCGAGAAGAATAATCTTAAAACCATAGAGGAGCAAAGGCAATTAAAAGATTATCAAGGCCTTGAGCTGGAATTTAACTTAGATGTAACTCCTGATGCCGAAGTTGAAATTGTCACCGACACCAGAACTGGAAGTTCCCTAAAAGGCACTGGCGAAGGTATTTTATTGATACAGATAAATACCAACGGTAAGTTCGAAATGTACGGTGATTTTGTTGTGGTGACCGGAGAATTTAACTATAAATTCGGGGGTTTTATTGATAAAAAATTCACGGTGAAACCTGGGGGTACCATAAATTGGGACCAGAAGCCTTTGGAAGCGGATTTGAATATGGAAGCCATTTATTCTTTAAATGCTAATCCTGCTCCACTGCTAGATGATCAGGGTTTTACCAGAAGAATACCGACCAACGTAGTTATTAAACTAACAGATGAGCTGCAAAGCCCGAATATTGAGTTCGGTATTGAATTTCCAGGCACAAATTCTATTGTTCAATCGGAGCTGGAGTATAAACTTCAAGACCCAACTGTTGAGGAGAAAAACGCTATTTTTCTCTTGGCCCAGGGAACTTTCGTGAATGATCAGAATGGCATCAACCAACAGGCCATTACCGGTAATTTAGTTCAGAGCGCCTCTGGAATCTTGAATTCCATTCTCAGCGGAGGTAATGATAAGTTGAATTTTGGTCTTTCCTATGAACAAGGAGCGCTCAATACTGATATTGAAACCGATGACCGTATAGGGGTTACCGTCTCTACGCAAATCAGTGACCGGGTCCTTTTCAATGGTAAAGTCGGGGTTCCTGTAGGCGGTGCAAGCGAAACTTTGGTCGCCGGTGATTTTGAGATACAGGTAATTTTGAACGAGGAAGGTACGTTAAGCGCCAAATTTTTTAGTAGACAAAGCGAAATACAGGCATTTCTGCCCGATCAACAAGGCTCTACGCAAGGCGCTGGACTTTCTTACCAAGTAGACTTCAACAGTTTTAAAGAGCTATTCAAAAAAATCTTTAATAAGGATAAACCGGACACGCCGTTGGTACCGGTAGAACAGGAGCGACCTTCTGTAATGGGAAAAGATAGTCTATTGCAATTTTATTCCAAACCTAAACCCATTCAAAAACTATATAGGTAG
- the pfkA gene encoding 6-phosphofructokinase, which produces MSTKIKKIAVLTSGGDSPGMNAAIRSVVRTCAYMKVDCIAIYRGYQGMIEGDFKPMDARSVNNIINKGGTILKSARCEDFRTPEGRKLAYEKLVEEGIDAFVVIGGDGSFTGAMIFNKEYGFPVIGIPGTIDNDIFGTTFTLGFDTACNTVVDAIDKIRDTASSHNRLFFVEVMGRDVGHIALNTGVGAGAEEILIPEENLGLDRLLESLKRSKQSGKSSSIVIVAEGDKSGKNVFELKEYVEEHLPIYDVRVSVLGHMQRGGPPSCYDRVLASRMGVKAVEALLEGKTSLMVGVQDNKLILTPINKAIKGHTKIDKELIRVSEIMTT; this is translated from the coding sequence ATGTCAACAAAAATCAAAAAAATAGCGGTGCTAACCTCTGGGGGCGATTCTCCCGGCATGAATGCCGCCATACGTTCCGTTGTTAGGACCTGTGCCTATATGAAGGTTGACTGTATAGCCATTTACAGGGGATATCAAGGCATGATCGAAGGCGATTTTAAGCCTATGGATGCCCGTAGTGTAAATAATATCATTAACAAAGGAGGCACCATACTTAAATCAGCTAGATGCGAGGATTTTAGAACTCCAGAAGGTAGAAAATTAGCTTACGAAAAATTAGTTGAAGAGGGCATTGATGCTTTTGTGGTTATTGGAGGTGACGGTAGTTTTACGGGGGCAATGATTTTTAATAAAGAATATGGTTTTCCTGTAATCGGCATTCCAGGAACGATTGATAACGATATTTTTGGGACCACCTTTACGTTAGGCTTCGATACCGCCTGTAACACCGTTGTGGACGCCATAGATAAAATTAGGGATACCGCCAGTTCTCATAATCGACTTTTCTTTGTCGAAGTCATGGGGCGCGATGTGGGCCATATCGCTTTAAATACAGGCGTAGGGGCAGGTGCGGAGGAAATTTTGATTCCCGAGGAAAACCTAGGTTTAGACCGTTTACTGGAATCCCTAAAAAGAAGTAAGCAATCTGGTAAATCGTCTAGTATTGTAATCGTAGCTGAAGGTGATAAGTCCGGTAAGAATGTTTTTGAGCTAAAAGAATACGTAGAAGAGCATTTGCCCATATATGACGTACGTGTTTCGGTCTTGGGCCACATGCAGCGCGGAGGTCCTCCGTCCTGTTATGACCGAGTGTTGGCGAGTAGGATGGGAGTGAAGGCCGTAGAAGCGCTACTGGAAGGCAAGACCAGTTTGATGGTAGGAGTTCAGGATAATAAACTTATTCTAACCCCCATAAATAAAGCTATAAAGGGTCATACAAAAATAGATAAGGAACTCATTAGGGTTTCTGAAATAATGACAACATAA
- the gap gene encoding type I glyceraldehyde-3-phosphate dehydrogenase, producing MSNLKIGINGFGRIGRLVFRTTVKRGDVDVVAINDLLDVEHLAYLLKYDSVHGAFDGTVEVKDGHLVVNGKTVRITAERDPKNIKWDAVGADTVAECTGIFTTLETAQYHIDGGAKKVVISAPSKDAPMFVMGVNHKEVKASDKIVSNASCTTNCLAPMAKVLNDAFGIEEALMTTVHATTATQMTVDGPSKKDWRGGRSAMLNIIPASTGAAVAVTKVIPALKGKLTGMAFRVPTADVSVVDLTVRLEKETSYEEIKKVFKSASEGELKGVLGYTEEAVVSQDFIGESHTSVFDAGAGIELNSKFFKLICWYDNEAGFSNKMVELIQHVNTL from the coding sequence ATGTCAAATTTAAAAATAGGGATTAACGGATTCGGTAGAATAGGTAGATTAGTTTTCAGAACAACGGTCAAACGTGGGGATGTGGACGTAGTTGCCATAAACGATTTGTTGGATGTAGAACATCTGGCGTATTTGTTAAAATATGATTCGGTTCATGGCGCTTTTGACGGAACTGTTGAGGTTAAGGACGGTCATTTGGTCGTTAACGGAAAAACGGTAAGGATTACTGCAGAAAGAGATCCAAAGAATATTAAATGGGACGCTGTTGGTGCCGACACGGTTGCGGAATGTACCGGTATTTTTACAACATTGGAAACGGCACAATACCATATTGATGGTGGCGCTAAGAAAGTAGTCATTTCAGCACCTTCCAAGGATGCTCCTATGTTTGTAATGGGCGTTAACCATAAAGAGGTCAAAGCATCTGATAAAATTGTATCCAATGCCTCTTGTACAACGAACTGTTTGGCTCCAATGGCCAAGGTACTGAACGATGCCTTTGGTATTGAAGAGGCTTTAATGACAACGGTGCATGCGACTACGGCAACACAGATGACTGTGGATGGCCCTTCTAAGAAGGATTGGAGAGGTGGAAGAAGTGCTATGTTGAACATCATTCCAGCTTCTACCGGAGCGGCTGTAGCCGTAACCAAGGTAATTCCTGCTCTAAAAGGAAAACTTACCGGGATGGCATTTAGGGTTCCAACGGCAGATGTATCCGTTGTGGATTTAACGGTAAGGTTGGAAAAGGAAACTTCTTACGAAGAAATCAAAAAGGTTTTTAAGAGTGCGTCTGAAGGAGAATTAAAAGGAGTACTAGGTTACACGGAGGAAGCCGTGGTTTCTCAGGACTTCATCGGCGAATCTCACACAAGTGTTTTTGATGCAGGTGCCGGAATAGAGTTGAACTCTAAATTTTTCAAGTTGATTTGCTGGTATGACAACGAAGCCGGTTTTTCAAATAAAATGGTTGAATTGATACAACACGTTAACACGCTTTAA
- a CDS encoding N-acetylglucosamine kinase: protein MILIVDSGATKSDWIALDEKGNQLFLTQTLGLSPEVLTKDVIEDRLANNFELSKNREKVSRLYFYGAGCGTDRMKKFLKDIFTDFFPNAKAEVKEDTYAAIFATTKIGHQGIVCILGTGSNCSYYDGHQLFQKVTSLGYIPMDDGSGNFFGRKLIRDYYFHKMPQDLGIQFAKKYNLDADVIKENLYKQPNPNTYLATFARFLIENKDHPYSKGVIDKGFQQFINNYVMQFELATKVPINFVGSIAHYLRDELTAVLERNDLIVGVIRQRPIEGLVEFHRENM from the coding sequence ATGATTCTAATAGTTGATAGTGGTGCAACAAAGTCTGATTGGATTGCATTGGATGAAAAAGGTAATCAGCTTTTTTTGACACAGACCTTGGGATTAAGTCCAGAGGTATTGACAAAGGATGTTATTGAAGATCGTTTGGCCAATAACTTTGAACTTTCCAAAAACAGGGAAAAGGTCTCTAGGCTTTATTTTTATGGTGCAGGTTGCGGTACGGATAGAATGAAAAAATTCCTAAAGGATATATTTACGGATTTCTTTCCAAATGCAAAGGCAGAGGTTAAAGAAGATACGTACGCGGCAATCTTCGCTACTACAAAAATCGGTCATCAAGGAATTGTTTGCATTTTGGGAACGGGGTCTAACTGTAGTTATTACGATGGTCATCAACTATTTCAAAAGGTAACGTCCTTGGGCTATATTCCCATGGACGATGGCAGTGGAAATTTCTTCGGTCGTAAATTAATAAGGGATTATTATTTTCATAAAATGCCTCAGGATTTAGGTATCCAATTTGCCAAGAAGTATAACCTCGATGCGGATGTCATCAAGGAAAATCTATATAAACAGCCCAACCCGAATACCTACTTGGCCACTTTTGCTAGATTTCTGATCGAGAATAAAGACCACCCCTATTCAAAAGGAGTTATAGATAAAGGTTTTCAGCAATTTATTAATAACTATGTGATGCAGTTTGAGCTGGCGACTAAAGTACCTATTAACTTCGTAGGTAGTATTGCCCATTATTTGCGTGATGAACTTACTGCGGTTTTGGAAAGGAATGATTTAATCGTTGGTGTTATTCGGCAAAGACCCATAGAAGGGTTGGTCGAATTTCACCGGGAGAATATGTAG
- a CDS encoding RidA family protein, with protein sequence MKKIINTTNAPAPIGPYNQAVLARDTLYISGQIPLNPQTNKLITGDIKKETEQSMENLKAILIEAGMTFENVVKSTIFLSDMNQFANVNEVYGSYFDADTAPARETVEVANLPKFVNVEISMIAVK encoded by the coding sequence ATGAAGAAAATCATAAATACTACAAATGCACCTGCTCCAATTGGCCCTTATAATCAAGCCGTACTAGCCAGAGATACATTATATATTTCCGGTCAAATACCTTTAAATCCTCAAACTAATAAATTGATAACAGGGGATATAAAAAAAGAGACCGAACAATCGATGGAAAACTTAAAAGCGATACTTATTGAAGCTGGGATGACTTTTGAAAATGTGGTTAAGTCCACTATTTTCCTTAGCGATATGAACCAATTTGCAAACGTAAATGAAGTTTACGGTTCTTACTTTGATGCCGATACCGCACCCGCAAGGGAAACGGTAGAAGTTGCCAACCTTCCCAAGTTCGTGAACGTGGAGATATCCATGATAGCGGTTAAATAA